Proteins from a genomic interval of Trichoderma breve strain T069 chromosome 2, whole genome shotgun sequence:
- a CDS encoding glutathione-dependent formaldehyde-activating enzyme domain-containing protein: protein MNARCQCGAVTFKTPLPEPLALYICHCSECRKQTGSAFGTSAIFPHFRLPETEDLSCYARPTASGQTLYCYFCRSCGTRLIHMTPSKNVLSVKGGCIEGLDWTKAIHIWTKSAMVPIPEGSEAHSEASSSPEFSQSQELLD from the exons ATGAACGCGCGGTGTCAGTGCGGCGCAGTGACGTTCAAGACGCCGCTGCCCGAGCCCCTGGCGCTGTATATATGCCATTGCTCCGAGTGCAGAAAACAGACGGGCTCGGCGTTTGGCACTTCGGCCATATTTCCGCATTTCAGGCTACCGGAGACGGAAGACCTGAGCTGCTATGC GCGACCGACGGCATCAGGGCAGACACTCTACTG CTACTTCTGTCGCAGCTGCGGAACACGACTCATCCACATGACACCG TCAAAAAACGTGCTCTCCGTCAAAGGCGGCTGCATCGAGGGCCTTGACTGGACAAAGGCAATCCACATCTGGACCAAGAGTGCCATGGTGCCCATTCCTGAGGGCTCCGAGGCGCATTCCGAGGCGTCT